A single genomic interval of Bos indicus isolate NIAB-ARS_2022 breed Sahiwal x Tharparkar chromosome 5, NIAB-ARS_B.indTharparkar_mat_pri_1.0, whole genome shotgun sequence harbors:
- the DDX47 gene encoding probable ATP-dependent RNA helicase DDX47 produces the protein MAASVEHDSLESMEAPQTAVEVEETKTFKDLGVTDVLCEACDQLGWTKPTKIQIEAIPLALQGRDIIGLAETGSGKTGAFALPILNALLETPQRLFALVLTPTRELAFQISEQFEALGSSIGVQCAVIVGGIDSMSQSLALAKKPHIVIATPGRLIDHLENTKGFNLRALKYLVMDEADRILNMDFETEVDKILKVIPRDRKTFLFSATMTKKVQKLQRAALKNPVKCAVSSKYQTVEKLQQYYLFIPSKFKDTYLVYILNELAGNSFMIFCSTCNNTQRTALLLRNLGFTAIPLHGQMSQSKRLGSLNKFKAKARSILLATDVASRGLDIPHVDVVVNFDIPTHSKDYIHRVGRTARAGRSGKAITFVTQYDVELFQRIEHLIGKKLPVFPTQDDEVMMLTERVTEAQRFARMELREHGEKKKRSREDAGDNDDTEGAIGVRNKVAGGKMKKRKGR, from the exons ATGGCGGCGTCCGTGGAGCACGATTCCCTGGAAAGCATGGAGGCGCCCCAGACGGCGGTGGAGGTGGAAGAAACGAAAACATTTAAAGACCTG GGTGTGACAGATGTATTGTGTGAAGCTTGTGACCAGTTGGGATGGACAAAGCCCACAAAGATCCAGATTGAAGCTATTCCTTTGGCCTTACAAG GTCGTGATATCATCGGGCTGGCAGAAACCGGCTCTGGGAAAACCGGTGCCTTTGCTCTGCCCATTCTCAACGCATTGTTGGAGACGCCCCAGCGTCTGTTTGCCTTAGTTCTCACCCCGACTCGGGAGCTGGCCTTTCAGATCTCAGAGCAGTTTGAAGCCCTGGGGTCTTCGATTGGGGTGCAGTGTG ctGTCATTGTAGGTGGAATTGATTCAATGTCCCAATCTCTGGCCCTGGCCAAAAAACCACATATAGTGATAG CAACTCCTGGCCGACTGATTGACCACTTGGAAAATACGAAAGGTTTCAACTTAAGAGCCCTCAAGTACTTGGTCATGGATGAAGCAGACCGAATCTTGAATATGGATTTTGAGACAGAG GTTGACAAGATCCTCAAAGTGATTCCCCGAGATCGGAAAACATTTCTCTTCTCTGCTACGATGACCAAGAAG gtgcaGAAACTTCAGCGAGCGGCGCTGAAGAACCCTGTGAAATGCGCCGTCTCCTCCAAGTACCAGACGGTTGAGAAGTTGCAGCAGtattatctttttattccttCCAAGTTCAAG GATACCTACCTGGTTTATATTCTGAACGAATTGGCCGGGAACTCCTTTATGATATTCTGCAGCACCTGTAACAACACTCAGAGGACAGCTCTGCTACTCCGAAATCTTGGATTCACTGCCATTCCCCTCCACGGACAGATGAGTCAG AGCAAGCGCCTGGGATCCCTTAATAAATTTAAGGCGAAGGCTCGTTCCATTCTTCTAGCAACTGATGTTGCAAGCCGCGGTTTGGACATACCCCATGTGGATGTAGTGGTTAACTTTGACATTCCTACCCATTCCAAG GATTACATCCATCGAGTGGGTCGGACGGCTCGAGCTGGGCGCTCTGGAAAGGCTATTACCTTTGTCACACA GTATGACGTGGAGCTCTTCCAGCGCATAGAGCACTTGATTGGGAAGAAACTGCctgtctttccaacccaggacgACGAAGTCATGATGCTGACAGAACGCGTGACCGAGGCCCAGAGATTTGCCCGAATG GAGTTAAGGGAGCATGGAGAGAAGAAGAAGCGCTCACGGGAGGATGCTGGGGACAATGATGACACGGAGGGTGCGATCGGTGTCAGGAACAAGGTGGCtggaggaaaaatgaagaaacGGAAAGGCCGTTAA